In one Dermatophilaceae bacterium Sec6.4 genomic region, the following are encoded:
- a CDS encoding pyridoxal-dependent decarboxylase yields MHEFNEDTQALGESILRYAAERLALDPVPLDGPRSKEYLDSVAGQALTSGGLGGQEALRLFAEELSLACLSIDHPRYLSFIPCAPTREAAMFDLVVGASSIYGGSWLEGAGAVYAENQALGWIAGLVGLPETAGGSFVQGGTIGNLSSLVTARSSARNRRGGRPFRVAATVGAHSSIASACEVMDAQMVPVQTDDGMRLTGERLREVLLEHGPETFFAVVATCGSTNFGVIDDLTSVADVCEEFGIWFHVDGAYGGAGLAAPSVRAKYNGIERCDSFIVDPHKWLFAPFDCCALLYRDPSQARAAHTQHASYLDVLNDAPDWNPTDYSIGLTRRARGLPLWFSLVANGTQAYTDAVERTLEVTRFAEEQVRSREYVEAVHHADLSVLVFRRLGWDSADYHRWSDGLLQRQEGFVVPTSHDGETLARFAIVNPRTTEDDIVAILDSMA; encoded by the coding sequence GTGCATGAGTTCAACGAAGACACCCAGGCCCTCGGCGAGTCCATCCTGCGGTACGCCGCGGAGCGTCTGGCGCTTGATCCGGTGCCGCTGGACGGCCCGCGCAGCAAGGAGTACCTGGACTCGGTTGCCGGGCAGGCGCTGACCTCGGGCGGGCTCGGCGGGCAGGAGGCGTTGCGCCTCTTCGCCGAGGAGCTCTCGCTGGCGTGCCTGTCGATTGACCACCCGCGTTACCTGTCGTTCATCCCGTGCGCCCCGACCCGCGAAGCGGCGATGTTCGACCTGGTCGTCGGTGCCTCCTCGATCTACGGTGGGTCGTGGCTGGAGGGCGCAGGCGCCGTGTATGCCGAGAACCAGGCGCTGGGCTGGATCGCCGGTCTGGTCGGACTGCCTGAGACCGCCGGGGGGTCGTTCGTGCAGGGCGGCACCATCGGCAACCTGTCGTCGTTGGTGACCGCGCGGAGTAGCGCCCGCAATCGTCGCGGCGGGCGGCCCTTCCGTGTTGCGGCGACGGTGGGCGCCCACTCCTCTATTGCCTCGGCGTGTGAGGTGATGGATGCGCAGATGGTGCCGGTGCAGACCGATGACGGGATGCGCCTGACGGGGGAGCGGCTACGCGAGGTGCTGCTGGAGCACGGTCCGGAGACCTTTTTCGCGGTGGTCGCGACATGCGGCAGCACCAACTTCGGCGTCATCGACGACCTCACGTCGGTCGCAGACGTCTGCGAAGAGTTCGGTATCTGGTTCCACGTCGACGGTGCCTACGGCGGCGCCGGTCTGGCCGCCCCGAGCGTGCGGGCCAAGTACAACGGCATCGAGCGATGTGACTCCTTCATCGTCGACCCGCACAAATGGCTCTTCGCGCCGTTCGACTGCTGCGCGCTGCTCTACCGCGATCCGTCGCAGGCGCGCGCCGCGCACACTCAGCACGCGTCCTACCTCGACGTGCTCAATGACGCACCCGACTGGAACCCCACGGACTACTCCATCGGCCTGACCCGTCGCGCCCGCGGTCTGCCGCTGTGGTTCTCCCTCGTCGCGAACGGCACCCAGGCATACACCGATGCTGTCGAACGCACGTTGGAGGTGACCCGTTTCGCCGAGGAGCAGGTGCGCTCGCGTGAATACGTCGAAGCGGTCCATCATGCAGACCTGTCGGTGCTGGTCTTCCGCCGGCTCGGATGGGACTCTGCGGACTACCACCGCTGGTCCGATGGCCTGCTGCAGCGCCAGGAAGGTTTTGTGGTGCCGACCTCGCACGACGGGGAGACGCTGGCACGGTTCGCGATCGTCAACCCCCGCACGACCGAGGACGACATCGTCGCGATTCTGGACTCGATGGCCTGA
- a CDS encoding uracil-DNA glycosylase, which yields MPTAALPESIHPSWVQTLAPVADNIAACGDFLRAELAAGRGYLPPGPAVMRAFEQPMDEVKVLILGQDPYPTPGYSIGLCFCVAPDVRPVPRSLVNIYAELSTDLGVPTPSNGDLTPWAAQGVLLLNRVLTVEPNNSGSHRRKGWEEVTGCAIAGLVARAQPLVAILWGRDAQLVIPQLGSTPYIASVHPSPLSARRGFFGSKPFSRANTLLTEQGCSPVDWSLV from the coding sequence ATGCCGACCGCTGCCCTCCCCGAGTCAATCCACCCGAGTTGGGTCCAGACGCTGGCCCCGGTCGCAGACAACATCGCTGCCTGCGGTGATTTCCTGCGCGCCGAGCTCGCGGCCGGTCGCGGATACCTTCCCCCGGGGCCGGCGGTCATGCGCGCATTCGAACAGCCGATGGACGAGGTCAAGGTGCTCATCCTGGGCCAGGATCCGTATCCCACCCCCGGCTACTCGATCGGGTTGTGTTTCTGCGTCGCTCCCGACGTCCGCCCGGTGCCGCGCAGCCTGGTCAATATCTACGCGGAGCTGAGCACCGACCTCGGAGTACCGACTCCGAGCAACGGCGATCTCACCCCGTGGGCGGCCCAAGGGGTACTGCTGCTGAACAGGGTGCTCACCGTCGAGCCGAACAACTCCGGTAGCCACCGCCGAAAGGGGTGGGAGGAGGTCACCGGGTGCGCTATCGCGGGTCTCGTGGCCCGTGCGCAGCCCCTGGTCGCGATCCTGTGGGGACGCGACGCCCAGTTGGTCATCCCGCAGTTGGGCAGTACTCCCTACATCGCGAGCGTGCACCCGTCGCCCTTGTCGGCACGCCGTGGATTCTTCGGGTCCAAGCCGTTCAGCCGGGCGAATACGCTGCTGACGGAGCAGGGATGCTCACCCGTCGACTGGAGTTTGGTATGA
- a CDS encoding SGNH/GDSL hydrolase family protein, which produces MRWHRYIAIGDSFTEGVGDADPGAPANYIGWADRLAGQLGKRNDEQRTEFEYANLAVRGRLLHDVAGSQLDAALAMKPDLLSMVGGGNDILRPKADLDGIADQLEAATRRARDAGADVLLATLADPGLAPVIKAARPRVSAHNANVWGIAQRTEAYVLDIWSMRSLRDIRMWAPDRLHLSTDGHRRVALQAAWTLGLIEGEREWATALPAGPLQSRTRIAHENAVWAKDYLAPWVQRRLRGRSSGDDLQPKAPQPRPLTRPND; this is translated from the coding sequence ATGAGGTGGCACAGGTACATCGCGATCGGCGACTCGTTCACCGAGGGCGTCGGCGACGCCGACCCGGGTGCGCCGGCGAACTACATCGGCTGGGCCGATCGACTCGCGGGGCAACTGGGCAAGCGAAACGACGAGCAACGGACCGAGTTCGAATACGCGAACCTGGCTGTCCGGGGGCGGCTGCTGCACGACGTCGCCGGGTCCCAGTTGGATGCCGCCCTGGCGATGAAGCCGGACCTGTTGTCGATGGTGGGCGGAGGCAACGACATCCTGAGACCCAAGGCCGATCTGGACGGCATCGCCGATCAACTCGAGGCCGCGACCCGTCGCGCGCGCGATGCAGGCGCCGATGTGCTGCTCGCCACCTTGGCCGACCCCGGCCTCGCCCCGGTGATCAAGGCTGCTCGACCACGCGTCTCGGCCCATAACGCCAACGTGTGGGGCATCGCCCAACGCACCGAGGCCTACGTCCTGGACATCTGGTCGATGCGTTCGCTGCGTGACATCCGCATGTGGGCACCGGACCGGCTGCACCTGTCCACCGACGGTCACCGCAGGGTCGCGCTGCAGGCCGCCTGGACCCTCGGGCTGATCGAGGGTGAGCGCGAGTGGGCGACGGCACTGCCGGCCGGGCCGCTGCAGTCACGCACCCGGATCGCGCATGAAAATGCCGTCTGGGCCAAGGACTACCTGGCCCCATGGGTGCAGCGGCGACTGCGCGGGCGCAGTTCAGGTGATGACCTGCAGCCCAAGGCCCCACAGCCGCGGCCGCTGACCCGGCCGAACGACTGA
- a CDS encoding helix-turn-helix transcriptional regulator translates to MTPAAYAVLGAIAQGPTHGFAIARRLQPGGDLGRVWSVTRPLVYRELARLIEHELVIEEADELGDRGPRRTVVRVSAEGRAEIEWWLTEPVSRVRDFRSLFLLKLALIDGVGDAPADLIGAQRAAFELRLTHMQQELAGTADFEARILLWRKLSTQAAVDFLNAIDQDPPH, encoded by the coding sequence ATGACTCCGGCGGCGTACGCCGTGCTCGGAGCAATCGCTCAGGGCCCGACCCACGGCTTCGCCATCGCCCGACGTCTGCAACCCGGCGGGGACCTGGGCAGAGTGTGGAGTGTGACCCGGCCACTGGTCTATCGGGAGTTGGCCCGGTTGATCGAGCACGAACTGGTCATCGAAGAAGCCGACGAGCTGGGTGACCGCGGACCGCGCCGGACCGTGGTGCGCGTGTCGGCGGAGGGTCGAGCCGAAATCGAGTGGTGGCTCACCGAACCGGTGAGTCGGGTACGCGACTTCCGCTCGCTGTTCCTACTGAAGCTGGCCTTGATCGACGGTGTCGGGGATGCGCCTGCCGACCTGATCGGCGCTCAGCGCGCGGCATTCGAACTACGGCTGACCCACATGCAGCAAGAACTTGCCGGCACCGCAGACTTCGAGGCTCGAATTCTGTTGTGGCGCAAGCTGTCTACCCAGGCTGCTGTGGACTTCCTCAATGCAATCGACCAGGACCCGCCTCACTAG
- a CDS encoding extracellular solute-binding protein, with protein MKRLLGALVIAATTATAVAGCSSSSPAPESATATPSSGGTTKGSGKVSVLYAGSLVKLMETKIGPDFTKNTGYDFSGFGAGSTGLANQIKGKVRKGDVFVSASPAADKLLQGQANGNWVSWYITFGSSKLVLGINPKSRFANDLRTKPWYDVITEPGFKVGFTDPRTDPKGKFTAQALAAVGKAHPALNKIAASPKNVFLEETLVADLQTGQLDAGFFYASEAKTANISTVPLTGTDLGAKYTVTVLKNAPNAAGATAFVKYLLGTQVQGIFKDAAFTVADPPKATGTVPAGLLPAK; from the coding sequence ATGAAACGTCTCCTCGGCGCCCTGGTCATCGCGGCTACTACCGCGACCGCCGTGGCGGGGTGCAGCAGTAGTTCCCCTGCGCCCGAATCCGCAACAGCCACACCTAGCTCAGGCGGTACGACGAAGGGAAGTGGCAAGGTCAGCGTTCTCTACGCCGGATCACTGGTGAAGCTGATGGAGACAAAGATCGGGCCGGACTTCACCAAGAACACCGGTTACGACTTCAGCGGCTTCGGTGCCGGTTCCACGGGTCTGGCGAATCAGATCAAGGGCAAGGTCCGCAAGGGGGACGTCTTCGTCAGCGCCAGCCCGGCCGCCGACAAGCTGCTTCAGGGTCAGGCCAACGGCAACTGGGTCAGCTGGTACATCACCTTCGGCTCCTCCAAGCTCGTCCTCGGCATCAACCCCAAGAGCAGGTTCGCGAATGATCTGAGGACCAAACCCTGGTACGACGTGATCACCGAGCCGGGGTTCAAGGTCGGCTTCACCGACCCCAGGACGGACCCGAAGGGCAAGTTCACCGCGCAAGCCCTGGCAGCGGTCGGCAAGGCCCATCCGGCCCTCAACAAAATTGCCGCCAGCCCCAAGAACGTCTTCCTCGAGGAGACCCTGGTGGCCGATCTGCAGACGGGTCAGTTGGATGCGGGGTTCTTCTACGCCAGTGAGGCGAAGACGGCAAACATTTCGACCGTGCCACTGACCGGCACTGACCTGGGGGCGAAGTACACCGTCACCGTCTTGAAAAATGCCCCCAACGCAGCGGGCGCGACGGCCTTCGTGAAGTATCTGTTGGGAACCCAGGTCCAGGGCATCTTCAAAGACGCCGCGTTCACCGTGGCCGACCCGCCGAAAGCAACCGGCACCGTACCTGCGGGCCTGCTGCCGGCGAAATAG
- a CDS encoding ATP-binding cassette domain-containing protein, producing MTRSSPLKYLGGLLAIYLLVPLIYFGWRFATSGDRGFGQSGLWAAARTSVVAASISTLIVVLLGVPLAHWLAHARGPVARIVTVAVQLPLALPPVMSGIVLIYLVGPYTWLGSHFDDNLTGSLAGVVIAQTFVAAPFLVIAARSAFAERDPALDDLAATLGHGPLSRFWKIDLPLASNGIRAGGVLTWLRALGEYGATVLLAYHPYTLPVFTSVQFSSTGLPTTQAPTALALVIAVAGLLLSGFRLKRRRHRAHPPLPVHPEPAMATPVAFALDHRVGDFRIHLMHRAGSNRLAILGASGAGKSLTLRAIAGLSDTPGETVQFGVRPVGDVPAERRGVGYVPQNRGLFPHLTVWEHATFGVRADPGLAAWWLTELGLGDLLERRPDELSGGQRQRVSLAAALSSAPQLVLLDEPFSALDAPVRSGLQSTVRRLQRESGLSTVLVTHDPVEAAMLADEVLVIADGELLQAGPITQVYRHPASPAVARLVGIPDVMPGISTAAGLLRAGDCDFDVLTGVAPGAPVTWCIRPQDVTLGVSGRYEALVEDAADLGSHVAVTLHLGGSVRLSASVRDLAQVPLGSRRRFDVDPARIVVWPVPDTRTTDILAK from the coding sequence ATGACCCGCAGCAGCCCGTTGAAGTATCTCGGCGGGCTGCTCGCGATCTACCTCCTGGTGCCGTTGATCTACTTCGGGTGGCGGTTCGCGACATCCGGGGATCGCGGTTTCGGGCAGAGCGGCCTGTGGGCTGCAGCGCGTACCTCGGTGGTGGCCGCCAGCATCTCCACGCTCATCGTGGTGTTGCTCGGGGTGCCGCTCGCGCACTGGCTGGCGCACGCTCGTGGCCCGGTCGCGCGAATCGTGACGGTCGCTGTGCAGCTGCCGCTCGCGTTGCCGCCGGTCATGAGCGGCATCGTGCTGATCTATCTGGTCGGGCCCTACACCTGGCTCGGTTCACATTTCGATGACAACCTCACCGGCAGTCTGGCCGGGGTGGTCATCGCGCAGACTTTCGTCGCGGCCCCGTTCCTGGTGATTGCAGCGCGCTCAGCCTTCGCGGAACGTGACCCGGCCCTGGACGATCTGGCGGCGACACTCGGCCACGGACCGCTGTCACGATTCTGGAAAATCGATCTACCGCTGGCGTCGAACGGGATTCGCGCCGGTGGGGTGCTCACCTGGCTACGCGCGTTGGGCGAGTACGGCGCCACGGTGCTGCTCGCCTACCACCCCTACACGTTGCCGGTCTTCACCTCCGTGCAGTTCTCCTCGACCGGGCTACCCACGACGCAGGCGCCTACTGCGTTGGCTCTCGTCATCGCGGTCGCGGGCCTGCTGCTGAGCGGCTTCCGGCTGAAGCGACGTCGCCACCGAGCCCATCCCCCGTTGCCCGTGCACCCCGAACCGGCGATGGCGACGCCGGTAGCTTTCGCCCTCGACCACCGGGTCGGCGACTTCCGGATCCATCTCATGCATCGTGCCGGCAGCAACCGGCTGGCGATCCTCGGTGCTTCCGGCGCCGGCAAGAGCCTCACCCTCAGGGCCATCGCCGGCCTGTCGGACACCCCGGGCGAAACCGTGCAGTTCGGGGTGCGGCCGGTGGGCGACGTGCCCGCCGAGCGACGCGGCGTCGGTTACGTCCCACAGAACCGCGGCCTCTTCCCGCACCTCACGGTGTGGGAGCATGCGACCTTCGGGGTCCGCGCAGATCCCGGCCTGGCTGCCTGGTGGCTGACCGAACTCGGCCTGGGTGACCTCCTCGAACGACGACCCGACGAGCTCTCGGGCGGTCAACGGCAACGGGTCAGCCTGGCCGCGGCCCTCAGCAGCGCACCGCAACTGGTGCTGCTGGACGAGCCGTTCTCGGCACTCGATGCGCCGGTGCGCTCCGGCCTGCAGTCCACCGTCCGCAGACTCCAGCGCGAAAGCGGCCTCTCCACGGTGCTGGTGACCCACGATCCGGTCGAGGCCGCGATGCTGGCCGATGAAGTGCTGGTGATCGCAGACGGTGAACTGCTGCAGGCGGGCCCGATCACGCAGGTCTACCGACATCCGGCCTCACCGGCAGTGGCCCGCCTGGTCGGCATACCGGACGTCATGCCCGGCATATCCACCGCTGCCGGACTGCTGCGTGCCGGAGACTGCGATTTCGACGTGCTGACCGGCGTCGCTCCCGGGGCGCCGGTCACGTGGTGTATCCGCCCGCAGGACGTCACCCTGGGTGTGAGCGGGCGCTACGAAGCGCTCGTCGAGGACGCCGCCGACCTCGGCTCGCATGTTGCCGTCACCCTCCATCTCGGCGGGAGTGTGCGACTGTCCGCGAGCGTGCGGGATCTCGCCCAGGTGCCGTTGGGCAGCCGACGTCGCTTCGACGTGGACCCGGCACGCATCGTGGTGTGGCCTGTGCCCGACACGAGGACGACGGACATACTGGCGAAATGA
- a CDS encoding hydroxyacid-oxoacid transhydrogenase — MSPARETVFTYAAPHLKLGPGASREVGYDLAAQGARRVLIVTDLGVAATGAPRHVADSLCEAGVQVAIFDGSHVEPTDESLAVAVEWARENGPWDAFVAVGGGSCIDTAKAVNLLTTNSGELMDYVNAPVGGGADPTQPLKPLIAVPTTTGTGSESTTICVLDVLSQHVKTGISHASLRPTVAVVDPDLTVSQPTMVTACSGMDILCHALESYTAKPYTSFAAKKPGERVPYCGANPVADMWAEKALMLMAGSFRRAVLDGSDVSARFDMALAATFAGMGFGNAGVHIPHANAYPIAGRVRDYRPADYPQDEAMVPHGMSVALTAPAAFAFTFDASPDRHLRAADLLAPDAPRTDDPGDQLPSVLRSLMQEIGIPNGVGAIGYSSADFDDLVEGTMKQQRLLATAPKEVTEQDLHDIFEASLNLW; from the coding sequence ATGAGTCCCGCGCGCGAAACCGTCTTCACCTATGCCGCCCCCCACCTGAAATTGGGGCCGGGCGCCTCCCGCGAAGTCGGCTACGACCTCGCGGCGCAGGGCGCGAGACGGGTGCTGATCGTGACCGATCTGGGCGTCGCAGCCACCGGCGCTCCCCGACACGTCGCGGACTCGCTGTGCGAAGCCGGTGTGCAGGTTGCCATCTTTGACGGGTCGCACGTCGAGCCGACGGACGAGAGCCTGGCCGTGGCCGTCGAATGGGCCCGCGAGAACGGTCCGTGGGATGCCTTCGTCGCCGTCGGCGGTGGGTCCTGCATCGACACCGCCAAGGCGGTCAACCTGCTCACCACCAACTCCGGCGAGCTGATGGACTATGTCAACGCACCGGTCGGTGGTGGCGCCGACCCGACGCAGCCGCTCAAGCCGCTGATCGCCGTACCCACCACGACCGGCACCGGCTCGGAAAGCACCACGATCTGCGTACTCGATGTGCTGTCGCAACACGTGAAGACCGGCATCAGCCATGCCTCGCTGCGCCCGACCGTCGCCGTGGTCGACCCCGATCTGACGGTCAGTCAGCCCACCATGGTCACCGCCTGCTCGGGGATGGACATTTTGTGCCATGCCCTGGAGAGCTATACGGCGAAGCCGTACACCTCGTTCGCGGCCAAGAAGCCGGGCGAGCGGGTGCCTTACTGCGGCGCGAACCCGGTCGCCGACATGTGGGCGGAGAAGGCCCTGATGCTGATGGCCGGATCGTTCCGCCGGGCGGTGCTGGACGGCTCGGACGTCAGCGCGCGATTCGACATGGCGTTGGCCGCCACGTTTGCCGGGATGGGCTTCGGCAATGCAGGGGTGCACATCCCGCACGCCAACGCCTATCCGATTGCAGGACGGGTGCGCGACTACCGACCCGCCGACTACCCGCAGGACGAGGCGATGGTGCCGCACGGGATGTCCGTCGCCCTGACCGCACCGGCCGCGTTCGCCTTCACCTTCGACGCCTCGCCGGACCGGCACCTGCGCGCCGCTGACCTTCTCGCGCCGGACGCGCCACGCACCGACGACCCGGGCGACCAGTTGCCGTCGGTACTTCGATCCCTGATGCAGGAAATCGGCATACCGAACGGCGTCGGTGCCATCGGCTATTCAAGTGCTGATTTCGATGACCTCGTCGAAGGAACGATGAAGCAGCAGCGTCTGCTGGCGACGGCGCCGAAAGAGGTCACCGAGCAGGACCTGCACGACATCTTCGAGGCCTCCCTGAACCTGTGGTGA
- a CDS encoding low specificity L-threonine aldolase, translated as MTEGLPILHDRNARGFASDNYSGVHPEVLAAIARANGGHQTAYGDDVYTARLQEVFKGHFGDRVEAFPVFNGTGANIVALQAVTQRWESVICTASAHIHVDECAAPERMGGLKLMTVPTPDGKFTPSLIDTVAIRQNDEHHAQTKVVSITQTTELGTAYSVQEIAAIAEHVHTRGWVLHVDGSRLSNAAATLGVSFKQMITDTGVDILSFGGTKNGLMVGEAVVVLNPDVVQGMKYLRKQSMQLASKMRFISTQLEALLTNDLYLRNAAHSNAMARLLAERVRDIDGLQIPRPVQANAVFAILPTAVSERLMEHFRFYFWDEATGEVRWMCAFDTTEDDVEAFAAAIRTEMTR; from the coding sequence ATGACTGAGGGCCTGCCGATTCTGCACGACCGAAACGCTCGCGGATTCGCCAGCGACAACTACTCCGGGGTGCACCCGGAGGTGCTCGCTGCGATCGCCCGAGCCAACGGCGGCCATCAGACGGCGTACGGCGACGACGTCTACACCGCGCGGCTGCAGGAGGTCTTCAAAGGGCACTTCGGGGACCGGGTCGAGGCATTCCCGGTGTTCAACGGAACGGGTGCGAACATCGTTGCGCTGCAGGCAGTGACGCAGCGCTGGGAGTCGGTGATCTGCACCGCGAGCGCGCACATCCACGTCGATGAGTGCGCTGCACCGGAGCGGATGGGCGGGTTGAAGCTGATGACGGTGCCGACGCCCGATGGCAAGTTCACCCCGTCGCTCATCGACACGGTGGCTATTCGGCAGAACGACGAGCACCACGCGCAGACGAAGGTGGTCTCCATCACCCAGACGACCGAACTCGGTACGGCGTATTCGGTGCAGGAGATTGCAGCAATTGCCGAGCATGTGCACACCCGTGGTTGGGTGCTGCACGTCGACGGGTCGCGACTGTCGAATGCGGCAGCGACACTGGGTGTTTCGTTCAAGCAGATGATCACCGACACCGGTGTCGACATCCTGTCGTTCGGCGGCACGAAGAACGGTCTGATGGTGGGTGAGGCCGTGGTTGTGCTCAACCCCGACGTGGTCCAGGGAATGAAGTACCTCCGCAAGCAGTCGATGCAGCTGGCGTCGAAGATGCGCTTCATCTCCACCCAGTTGGAGGCGCTGCTGACGAATGACCTCTACCTGCGAAACGCCGCGCACTCCAATGCAATGGCCCGGCTGTTGGCGGAGCGGGTTCGCGACATCGACGGGCTGCAGATTCCACGCCCGGTGCAGGCCAACGCGGTCTTTGCGATCCTACCGACCGCGGTCAGCGAGCGACTGATGGAGCACTTCCGGTTCTACTTCTGGGACGAAGCCACGGGTGAGGTGCGCTGGATGTGCGCTTTCGACACGACCGAGGACGACGTCGAGGCCTTCGCGGCGGCGATCCGCACGGAGATGACCCGCTGA
- a CDS encoding DUF559 domain-containing protein: MDQSALLALAQCGGWATRAELRAFVGDRCIDTAVAMKVIHRVGRGQYTSAGFDTTRGAARELSAVISHRSAALLHGWSVRSEPTRPELTVHRTRKIASPRRRGCDIRWRDLPTGDVQEILLTTPIRTVVDCARDLPLVESLAVADSALRSGLLSAGELVEQVACLPRFGRSRAALVFTQASALAANPFESTLRALALEAVGPVFTPQAELEVAGHRIRPDLVSESLRIVIEADSHEFHTQRAQLVRDCWRYDELILGGWMLLRFSWEHVMHNEDWVRSTVARAVAVQRATGSSIPSGFRTA, encoded by the coding sequence ATGGACCAGAGTGCTTTGCTGGCTCTTGCTCAGTGCGGGGGATGGGCGACTCGCGCTGAGTTGCGGGCCTTTGTCGGCGACAGGTGCATCGATACCGCCGTTGCGATGAAAGTCATCCATCGGGTGGGGCGCGGGCAGTACACATCGGCAGGTTTCGACACCACGCGAGGGGCGGCGCGCGAGCTCAGCGCGGTCATCAGCCATCGAAGTGCCGCGCTGCTGCACGGTTGGTCCGTCCGTTCCGAACCCACGCGGCCCGAACTGACCGTTCACCGGACTCGGAAGATAGCGTCGCCGCGACGTCGAGGGTGCGACATCCGGTGGCGCGATCTGCCCACGGGAGATGTTCAGGAGATTCTGCTCACGACACCGATCCGAACCGTCGTGGACTGTGCGCGCGATCTGCCCTTGGTCGAGTCCCTCGCGGTAGCCGACTCGGCGCTACGTTCCGGGTTGCTTTCTGCCGGCGAGTTGGTTGAACAGGTGGCTTGCCTTCCCCGCTTCGGCCGATCGCGGGCGGCGCTGGTTTTTACGCAGGCCTCAGCGCTCGCGGCCAACCCCTTCGAGTCGACCTTGCGGGCGCTCGCCCTGGAAGCGGTCGGCCCGGTCTTCACGCCTCAGGCCGAGTTGGAGGTCGCCGGACACCGGATACGTCCAGATCTGGTGAGCGAGTCACTGCGAATCGTGATCGAGGCGGACAGCCACGAGTTCCACACACAGCGCGCGCAACTGGTCCGGGACTGCTGGAGATACGACGAGCTGATTCTGGGTGGCTGGATGTTGCTGCGCTTCTCGTGGGAACACGTGATGCACAACGAGGACTGGGTCCGATCCACGGTCGCGCGGGCGGTCGCTGTGCAGCGAGCGACAGGTAGTTCAATCCCGTCAGGTTTCCGAACTGCGTAG
- a CDS encoding SDR family NAD(P)-dependent oxidoreductase, which produces MTDLSGLVVVVTGATGALGPDVVGRAAAAGAQVVAVGRDAAAMDTLVAAGNGAVSASAVDLSNEQETLAWGHELYQTHGRIDGLLHLVGGWRGGMGIVESDLTDWDVLHTSLIQTLQHASRALHDPILASPRGRLAIVSSTGVAKPRAKNAAYAAAKAAAEAWTLAVADSFKDSDAAASVVRLMALLTPAMRAARPDAAFKNYREVDDVAAQLIGLWDRPAAEVNGAIL; this is translated from the coding sequence ATGACCGACCTCAGCGGGCTTGTCGTCGTCGTCACGGGCGCCACCGGAGCGCTCGGACCGGACGTTGTGGGACGCGCGGCCGCAGCCGGTGCGCAGGTGGTCGCGGTCGGGCGCGACGCCGCAGCGATGGATACGTTGGTTGCTGCAGGCAATGGAGCGGTCAGCGCGAGCGCGGTCGATCTCTCGAACGAGCAGGAGACCCTTGCCTGGGGTCACGAGCTCTATCAGACCCACGGACGTATCGACGGGCTGCTACATCTGGTGGGCGGCTGGCGTGGCGGCATGGGCATTGTCGAATCCGACCTCACCGACTGGGATGTACTGCATACGTCGCTGATCCAGACGCTGCAGCACGCGAGCCGGGCACTGCATGACCCGATACTGGCCAGTCCGCGCGGGCGGCTGGCGATCGTGTCGTCGACCGGGGTCGCGAAACCGCGGGCCAAGAATGCTGCCTACGCAGCGGCGAAGGCAGCGGCCGAGGCCTGGACGCTGGCCGTGGCGGACTCGTTCAAGGACAGCGACGCCGCTGCGAGCGTCGTACGGCTGATGGCGCTGCTCACACCTGCGATGCGTGCGGCCCGCCCGGATGCGGCGTTCAAGAACTACCGCGAGGTCGACGACGTCGCCGCGCAGCTGATCGGCCTGTGGGACCGCCCGGCGGCGGAGGTCAACGGCGCGATCCTCTAG